From the Agrobacterium larrymoorei genome, one window contains:
- a CDS encoding MarR family winged helix-turn-helix transcriptional regulator, translating to MNRETRQERLAHALGRMLQAAEDAMESAARQGKMHPTDLRCISLLQSSTTPVSPKEIIKILGLTSGSGTALFDRLEKLGFTTRIPNADDRRSVLIELDHVAAKAPLALLGDLRERYRQVTERFSDGELDIIADYLEAISKLRPSADYDQS from the coding sequence ATGAACAGGGAAACCAGACAGGAACGGCTTGCTCACGCTCTTGGCCGCATGCTTCAGGCAGCGGAAGATGCAATGGAATCTGCAGCTCGCCAAGGCAAGATGCACCCCACGGATCTGAGATGCATCTCACTGCTGCAATCGTCAACAACGCCGGTCAGCCCAAAGGAAATCATAAAGATCCTTGGTCTAACCTCGGGTTCCGGGACAGCACTGTTTGATCGGTTGGAAAAACTGGGGTTCACAACGAGAATTCCTAATGCTGACGATAGGCGGAGCGTCCTGATAGAACTCGACCATGTGGCAGCCAAAGCTCCTCTCGCGCTACTGGGCGATCTGCGGGAGCGTTATCGACAGGTCACCGAACGGTTTTCAGACGGGGAACTTGACATCATAGCTGACTATCTCGAGGCCATTTCCAAGCTTAGGCCGTCGGCGGATTACGATCAGTCTTAA